From Phycodurus eques isolate BA_2022a chromosome 1, UOR_Pequ_1.1, whole genome shotgun sequence, one genomic window encodes:
- the inavaa gene encoding innate immunity activator protein isoform X1: protein MTAIESKEEISDTDSGIILHSGPESPTSPVKDPSTHARALKLKHQSLEGRLELCLLELRKLCVREAELTGKLPSDYPLMPDENPPQVRRRIGASFKLDEGLIYLEKEDSELHGLETELALQRQIYEAARKLSLEEKLSKPQKKSRAQQCKRQEKKVRDLQEAVFQCRIRSECSSPCIGDTTTKSKDLNMSDDSSLSDVVALDEDVDSLGPVSAPVPNLQTSFVSHERSPIQNSPWRESSLDQPYHKAAKPLPVGSSSSGSTAGTQVSADTNRIPLSQFIKNSALRPNHSASAPSTPELHLRRQYSQSFRYPKTRPCTDKECLSSESVRVQTRLPQRRRATDIVVLSPESSPLRPYQSSSEDSSSEHSASSYVPGQDTPAEIPKLCPPPYGFHLAAPTKGLPGLNIQPLSPQDKRLVGRCSPQQRPWQDGSASARRTPKLPPPYTRVLRTPSLKEYTNRAVRMMPREVVSEELKSWHQRSQSVPGCAELQSPLGVKSPTLLHMPPFNKGSGNLVLQRAADGTPVQWFVAEDHEIVSQV from the exons ATGACGGCCATTGAGAGCAAAGAGGAGATCAGTGACACTGACAGCGGGATCATCTTGCACTCTg GTCCAGAAAGCCCCACGTCGCCTGTCAAGGACCCAAGCACGCACGCCAGAGCCCTCAAACTCAAGCACCAGTCTCTGGAGGGCCGTCTGGAGCTCTGCTTGCTGGAGCTCAGGAAGCTGTGCGTTCGAGAGGCT GAGCTCACTGGTAAATTACCCTCAGACTATCCACTCATGCCAGATGAGAACCCGCCGCAGGTCAGAAGGAGGATCGGTGCTTCCTTCAAGCTGGATGAAGGTCTCATCTATCTGGAGAAAGAG GACTCCGAGTTGCACGGCCTTGAGACCGAGCTGGCTCTCCAGCGGCAGATCTACGAGGCTGCGCGCAAACTCTCGCTGGAGGAGAAGCTCAGCAAGCCTCAGAAGAAGAGCCGCGCGCAGCAGTGCAAGCGGCAGGAGAAGAAGGTGCGCGACCTGCAGGAGGCCGTGTTCCAGTGTAGGATCCGGAGCGAGTGCAGCTCTCCTTGCATTGGCGACACTACGACAAAAAGCAAAG ATCTGAACATGTCTGATGATAGCTCACTGTCTGATGTGGTAGCCCTGGATGAAG ATGTGGACTCCCTTGGCCCTGTCTCTGCTCCAGTGCCCAACTTGCAGACGTCCTTTGTAAGCCACGAACGCTCTCCGATCCAGAATTCTCCCTGGAGGGAGTCCAGTCTGGACCAGCCTTATCACAAGGCTGCAAAACCTCTACCTGTTGGCAGCAGCAGCTCGGG TAGTACAGCGGGAACACAGGTCTCAGCAGACACCAATAGAATTCCTCTCTCTCAGTTCATAAAGAACTCTGCGCTACGGCCCAATCACTCCGCCAGCGCCCCTTCCACACCAGAGCTGCACCTGCGTCGACAGTACTCCCAGTCCTTCAG atatCCCAAGACGAGGCCGTGCACTGACAAAGAGTGCCTCAGCTCAGAGTCCGTCAGAGTGCAAACCCGCCTGCCGCAGCGGCGCCGCGCCACCGACATCGTGGTGCTCTCCCCAGAATCCTCCCCCCTGCGGCCGTACCAGTCCAGCTCAGAGGACAGCAGCTCCGAACACTCCGCCTCCTCCTATGTGCCAGGCCAGGACACGCCCGCAGAGATCCCCAAGCTCTGCCCTCCACCATACGGCTTCCACTTGGCAGCGCCCACGAAGGGGCTGCCGGGTTTGAACATACAGCCCCTCTCCCCTCAGGACAAGCGCTTGGTGGGCCGGTGCAGCCCTCAGCAAAGACCTTGGCAGGACGGGTCGGCGTCTGCCAGGAGGACACCCAAGCTCCCGCCCCCTTACACCAGGGTTCTGCGTACGCCCTCGCTGAAAGAGTACACCAACCGGGCCGTCCGCATGATGCCCAGGGAGGTTGTGTCGGAGGAGCTCAAGTCCTGGCACCAGCGCAGTCAGAGTGTGCCGGGCTGTGCGGAGCTGCAGAGCCCCCTGGGAGTCAAGAGTCCCACTTTACTGCACATGCCTCCATTTAATAAG GGTTCAGGTAATTTGGTTCTCCAGAGAGCTGCAGACGGGACGCCAGTCCAGTGGTTTGTTGCAGAGGACCATGAAATTGTGAGCCAGGTGTAG
- the inavaa gene encoding innate immunity activator protein isoform X2, with the protein MTAIESKEEISDTDSGIILHSGPESPTSPVKDPSTHARALKLKHQSLEGRLELCLLELRKLCVREAELTGKLPSDYPLMPDENPPQVRRRIGASFKLDEGLIYLEKEDSELHGLETELALQRQIYEAARKLSLEEKLSKPQKKSRAQQCKRQEKKVRDLQEAVFQCRIRSECSSPCIGDTTTKSKDLNMSDDSSLSDVVALDEDVDSLGPVSAPVPNLQTSFVSHERSPIQNSPWRESSLDQPYHKAAKPLPVGSSSSGTAGTQVSADTNRIPLSQFIKNSALRPNHSASAPSTPELHLRRQYSQSFRYPKTRPCTDKECLSSESVRVQTRLPQRRRATDIVVLSPESSPLRPYQSSSEDSSSEHSASSYVPGQDTPAEIPKLCPPPYGFHLAAPTKGLPGLNIQPLSPQDKRLVGRCSPQQRPWQDGSASARRTPKLPPPYTRVLRTPSLKEYTNRAVRMMPREVVSEELKSWHQRSQSVPGCAELQSPLGVKSPTLLHMPPFNKGSGNLVLQRAADGTPVQWFVAEDHEIVSQV; encoded by the exons ATGACGGCCATTGAGAGCAAAGAGGAGATCAGTGACACTGACAGCGGGATCATCTTGCACTCTg GTCCAGAAAGCCCCACGTCGCCTGTCAAGGACCCAAGCACGCACGCCAGAGCCCTCAAACTCAAGCACCAGTCTCTGGAGGGCCGTCTGGAGCTCTGCTTGCTGGAGCTCAGGAAGCTGTGCGTTCGAGAGGCT GAGCTCACTGGTAAATTACCCTCAGACTATCCACTCATGCCAGATGAGAACCCGCCGCAGGTCAGAAGGAGGATCGGTGCTTCCTTCAAGCTGGATGAAGGTCTCATCTATCTGGAGAAAGAG GACTCCGAGTTGCACGGCCTTGAGACCGAGCTGGCTCTCCAGCGGCAGATCTACGAGGCTGCGCGCAAACTCTCGCTGGAGGAGAAGCTCAGCAAGCCTCAGAAGAAGAGCCGCGCGCAGCAGTGCAAGCGGCAGGAGAAGAAGGTGCGCGACCTGCAGGAGGCCGTGTTCCAGTGTAGGATCCGGAGCGAGTGCAGCTCTCCTTGCATTGGCGACACTACGACAAAAAGCAAAG ATCTGAACATGTCTGATGATAGCTCACTGTCTGATGTGGTAGCCCTGGATGAAG ATGTGGACTCCCTTGGCCCTGTCTCTGCTCCAGTGCCCAACTTGCAGACGTCCTTTGTAAGCCACGAACGCTCTCCGATCCAGAATTCTCCCTGGAGGGAGTCCAGTCTGGACCAGCCTTATCACAAGGCTGCAAAACCTCTACCTGTTGGCAGCAGCAGCTCGGG TACAGCGGGAACACAGGTCTCAGCAGACACCAATAGAATTCCTCTCTCTCAGTTCATAAAGAACTCTGCGCTACGGCCCAATCACTCCGCCAGCGCCCCTTCCACACCAGAGCTGCACCTGCGTCGACAGTACTCCCAGTCCTTCAG atatCCCAAGACGAGGCCGTGCACTGACAAAGAGTGCCTCAGCTCAGAGTCCGTCAGAGTGCAAACCCGCCTGCCGCAGCGGCGCCGCGCCACCGACATCGTGGTGCTCTCCCCAGAATCCTCCCCCCTGCGGCCGTACCAGTCCAGCTCAGAGGACAGCAGCTCCGAACACTCCGCCTCCTCCTATGTGCCAGGCCAGGACACGCCCGCAGAGATCCCCAAGCTCTGCCCTCCACCATACGGCTTCCACTTGGCAGCGCCCACGAAGGGGCTGCCGGGTTTGAACATACAGCCCCTCTCCCCTCAGGACAAGCGCTTGGTGGGCCGGTGCAGCCCTCAGCAAAGACCTTGGCAGGACGGGTCGGCGTCTGCCAGGAGGACACCCAAGCTCCCGCCCCCTTACACCAGGGTTCTGCGTACGCCCTCGCTGAAAGAGTACACCAACCGGGCCGTCCGCATGATGCCCAGGGAGGTTGTGTCGGAGGAGCTCAAGTCCTGGCACCAGCGCAGTCAGAGTGTGCCGGGCTGTGCGGAGCTGCAGAGCCCCCTGGGAGTCAAGAGTCCCACTTTACTGCACATGCCTCCATTTAATAAG GGTTCAGGTAATTTGGTTCTCCAGAGAGCTGCAGACGGGACGCCAGTCCAGTGGTTTGTTGCAGAGGACCATGAAATTGTGAGCCAGGTGTAG